A DNA window from Taeniopygia guttata chromosome 8, bTaeGut7.mat, whole genome shotgun sequence contains the following coding sequences:
- the AGL gene encoding glycogen debranching enzyme isoform X2 gives MLGSKETRLLHLGEMEKLDKTLFRLEQGFELQFRLGPTLQGKPVTVYTNYPASGEVFDRHKFRTLSWHNPTGKEDDSDKYCKLDLQVSGSYQYYFSLGNEKSGGGYIVVDPILHVGADNHVLPLDCVTLQTYLAKCLGPFHEWEDRLKVARETGYNMIHFTPLQMLGLSRSCYSLADQLEVNPEFSSHNKKCTWSDIGALVEKLKNEWNMLCITDVVYNHTATNSEWLRIHPECGYNLVNSPHLKPAWVLDRALWHLTGMVADGKCIAKGVPPLIENDQHLNCLRKIIYEDIYPKLKLWEFFQVDVNKAVQQFKTLLTQGKMGTKSDPNQHLEIVQDPDFRRLGCTVDMNIALATFIPHSNGPAAIEECCNWFRKRIEELNAEQYRQTSHHQEQAVNCLVGTVVYERIACHGPKLGPISRKHPLVTRYFTYPFEERTVEEEETMIHQPDKACYFMAHNGWVMGDDPLRNFAEPGSNVYLRRELICWGDSVKLRYGNKPEDCPYLWAHMKKYTEITAKYFHGVRLDNCHSTPIHVAEYMLDTARKLRADLYVVAELFTGNEELDNIFVNRLGITSLIREAMTAYNSHEEGRLVYRFGGEPVGSFVQPRLRPLMPAIAHALFMDITHDNECPIQHRSAYDALPSAMIVSMACCATGSTKGYDELVPHQISVVSEERFYAKWNPAAHLTSGEVNFQTGILAGRLAINRLHQELGAKGFNQVYVDQVDEDIVAVTRHCPNTHQSVVAVCRTAFRDPKTCFYSKEVPEMCIPGKIDEVVLEARTIERSASPYKKDLHFINGLPNFTVELREHIQIKDSKIIKQAGTAIKGPNEFVQEIEFERLTPGSVIVFRVSLDPNAQEAVGILRTHLIQFSSHFKSGSLPDDHSAPILKTPFSSIASKLTLAELNQVLYRCEAEEQEDGGGCYNIPNWSPLKYAGLQGLMSVMADIRPKNDLGHPFCDNLRSGDWMIDYVSNRLISRAGACAEVGKWLKAMFVYLKRIPRYLIPCYFDAILVGAYTTLLDMGWHQMSSFVQNGSTFVKHLSLGSIQLCGIGKYSCLPDLSPSLHDVPYRLNEITNQKEQCCVSLAAGLPHFSSGIFRSWGRDTFIALRGLMLVTGRYLEARNIILAYAGTLRHGLIPNLLGGGTHARYNCRDAVWWWLQCIQEYCKIVPNGLDILRCPVSRMYPRDDSSPQPAGTVDQPLYEVIQEAMQRHMEGINFRERNAGPQIDQKMRDEGFNVTAGIDHETGFVFGGNRFNCGTWMDKMGESDRARNTGIPATPRDGSAVEMVGLCKSAVRWLMDLSRKNIFPFRGVTVKRHGKEEIITYDEWDRKIQGHFEKLFFVSENPSDPNEKHPDLVHKRGIYKDSYGASSPWCDYQLRPNFPIAMVVAPELFTPERAWKALQIVEEKLLGPLGMKTLDPDDMVYCGVYDNALDNDNYNVAKGFNYHQGPEWLWPIGYFLRAKLYFSRLIGPEMYAKTVVMIKNVLSRHYVHLERSSWKGLPELTNENGQYCPFSCETQAWSIGVILEILYDM, from the exons aaatGAAAAAAGTGGTGGTGGTTACATAGTTGTGGATCCCATTTTGCATGTTGGAGCTGATAATCATGTGCTGCCTTTGGATTGTGTTACACTCCAGACATACCTTGCTAAGTGTCTCGGACCATTTCATGAATGGGAAGATAGGCTTAAAGTGGCAAGAGAAACAG GTTACAACATGATTCATTTTACGCCACTACAGATGCTTGGATTATCTAGATCATGTTATTCATTGGCTGACCAGTTGGAAGTAAACCCTGAATTTTCAAGCCATAATAAAAAGTGCACTTGGAGTGATATAGGAGCGCTTGTggagaaactgaaaaatgaatGGAATATGCTTTGCATCACAGACGTAGTCTACAATCATACTG CTACTAACAGTGAATGGCTCAGGATACATCCAGAATGTGGCTATAACCTTGTAAATTCTCCTCACCTGAAGCCAGCTTGGGTCCTGGACAGAGCTCTGTGGCACTTGACCGGTATGGTGGCTGATGGAAAGTGTATTGCCAAAGGGGTCCCTCCCTTGATTGAAAATGATCAGCACTTGAAT tgtttacgtaaaataatttatgaagATATATATCCAAAACTGAAACTATGGGAATTTTTCCAAGTGGACGTTAACAAAGCTGTTCAGCAATTTAAAACCCTTTTAACTCAAG GCAAAATGGGCACTAAATCTGATCCAAATCAACATCTTGAAATAGTTCAGGACCCTGATTTTAGACGGCTTGGCTGTACTGTAGATATGAACATAGCACTGGCAACATTTATACCGCACAG CAATGGACCAGCTGCAATAGAAGAATGTTGTAACTGGTTTCGCAAGAGGATTGAGGAACTGAATGCTGAACAATACAGACAAACTAGTCACCATCAAGAACAG GCTGTCAATTGCCTTGTGGGGACTGTGGTTTATGAACGAATCGCTTGCCATGGTCCTAAGCTGGGACCTATCAGTAGAAAACATCCCTTGGTTACCAG GTATTTTACATATCCATTCGAAGAGCGGACTGTGGAGGAAGAAGAAACTATGATACATCAGCCAGATAAAGCTTGTTATTTCATGGCTCATAATGGCTGGGTTATGGGAGACGATCCTCTTAGAAACTTTGCAGAACCAG GTTCAAATGTGTACTTGAGAAGAGAGCTCATTTGCTGGGGAGACAGTGTGAAACTGCGTTATGGTAATAAACCTGAAGACTGCCCATACCTCTGGGCACATATgaaaaaatacactgaaatcACTGCCAAATATTTCCATGGTGTTCGTCTGGACAACTGTCACTCGACACCTATTCATGTAGCTGAG TACATGCTGGACACAGCTAGAAAATTGCGAGCCGATTTGTATGTAGTGGCTGAACTGTTCACAGGAAATGAGGAGCTGGACAATATCTTTGTGAATAGGCTGGGCATTACCTCCTTAATAAGAG AGGCCATGACTGCCTACAATAGCCATGAAGAGGGGCGGTTGGTCTATCGGTTTGGAGGTGAGCCTGTCGGATCTTTCGTGCAGCCACGTTTGAGGCCTTTGATGCCAGCTATTGCTCATGCACTGTTTATGGATATTACACATGATAATGAATGTCCAATTCAG CACCGATCTGCATATGATGCTCTTCCTAGTGCAATGATTGTTTCCATGGCATGCTGTGCTACAGGAAGCACCAAAGGCTATGATGAGCTAGTACCACATCAG atctCTGTAGTATCTGAAGAGAGGTTTTATGCAAAGTGGAATCCAGCAGCACATCTGACCTCTGGTGAAGTTAATTTCCAGACAGGAATTCTAGCAGGAAGGCTGGCCATAAACAGGCTGCATCAGGAGCTGGGGGCTAAAGGCTTTAATCAG GTGTATGTAGATCAAGTTGATGAAGATATAGTTGCAGTGACAAGACACTGCCCTAACACACACCAGTCTGTGGTGGCTGTGTGTCGAACTGCCTTCAGGGATCCTAAAACTTGTTTCTACAGTAAAGAAGTACCTGAAATGTGTATCCCAG GAAAAATAGACGAAGTAGTGCTTGAGGCAAGGACTATTGAGAGAAGTGCTAGTCCTTACAAAAAAGATCTACATTTTATAAATGGATTGCCAAATTTCACAGTGGAGCTCAGAGAGCATATCCAG ataAAAGACAGTAAAATTATAAAGCAAGCTGGAACTGCTATAAAAGGGCCAAATGAATTCGTTCAAGAAATTGAATTTGAAAGATTAACACCAGGAAGTGTAATAGTATTCAG agtTAGTCTGGACCCAAACGCACAAGAGGCTGTGGGGATACTCCGCACTCATTTGATCCAGTTCAGCTCTCATTTTAAATCTGGAAGTCTTCCTGATGATCACTCAGCACCAATATTAAAAACACCATTTTCTTC AATTGCATCTAAGCTAACTTTGGCTGAACTAAATCAAGTGCTGTATAGATGTGAGGCAGAAGAACAGGAAGATGGTGGAGGCTGTTACAATATACCAAACTGGTCACCCCTAAAGTATGCCGGCCTCCAAG GGTTAATGTCAGTGATGGCAGACATTAGACCAAAGAATGATTTGGGTCATCCATTTTGTGATAATTTAAGATCTGGAGACTGGATGATTGATTATGTCAGTAATCGTCTGATTTCGCGTGCTGGAGCCTGTGCAGAA GTTGGTAAATGGTTGAAGGCCATGTTTGTCTACCTAAAGAGAATTCCACGTTATCTCATCCCATGCTACTTTGATGCCATATTAGTGGGAGCCTACACAACACTTCTGGATATGGGATGGCATCAGATGTCGAG CTTTGTGCAGAATGGATCAACATTTGTTAAGCACCTTTCCTTGGGTTCAATCCAGTTATGTGGGATAGGAAAATACTCTTGTCTGCCAGATCTGTCTCCCTCCTTACATGATGTTCCCTATAGACTGAATGAGATTACAAATCAGAAAGAACAATGTTGTGTTTCCTTAGCAGCTG GTTTACCTCACTTTTCTTCTGGAATTTTTCGTTCGTGGGGAAGGGATACTTTTATTGCACTAAGAGGTCTAATGTTAGTTACTGGGCGCTATCTAGAAGCAAG AAACATCATTTTAGCATATGCTGGGACTTTAAGACATGGTCTCATTCCCAATCTGCTTGGTGGGGGAACACATGCCAGATACAACTGTCGTGATGCTGTGTGGTGGTGGCTTCAGTGTATCCAGGAGTACTGTAAAATTGTTCCCAATGGATTAGACATTCTCAGGTGTCCTGTTTCTAGGATGTACCCAAGAGATGACTCTTCTCCTCAACCTGCAGGCACTGTG GATCAGCCACTTTATGAAGTAATACAGGAAGCAATGCAACGACATATGGAAGGCATAAATTTCCGAGAAAGGAATGCTGGTCCTCAGATTGACCAAAAGATGAGAGATGAAG GTTTTAATGTAACTGCAGGCATTGACCATGAAACTGGCTTTGTCTTTGGAGGGAACCGCTTCAATTGTGGCACTTGGATGGATAAAATGGGAGAGAGCGACAGAGCTCGCAACACAGGAATTCCAGCTACTCCAAG agATGGCTCTGCTGTGGAAATGGTTGGCCTGTGCAAGTCAGCAGTTCGCTGGTTGATGGATTTATCTAGGAAAAACATATTTCCATTTCGTGGAGTCACTGTAAAAAGACATG GAAAGGAGGAGATTATCACATATGATGAGTGGGACAGGAAAATTCAAGGACACTTTGAAAAGCTGTTCTTTGTCTCTGAGAATCCATCAGATCCTAATGAAAAACACCCAGATCTTGTACACAAACGTGGAATTTATAAGGACAGCTATGGAGCTTCGAGTCCATGGTGTGATTACCAGCTCAGGCCAAATTTTCCAATAGCAATGGTTGTG GCCCCTGAGTTGTTTACACCCGAGAGAGCTTGGAAGGCTCTGCAGATAGTAGAGGAGAAGCTTCTTGGTCCATTAGGCATGAAAACCTTGGACCCAGA tGATATGGTGTACTGTGGAGTCTATGATAATGCTCTTGACAATGACAACTACAATGTAGCCAAAGGGTTTAATTATCACCAAGGACCT GAATGGCTGTGGCCAATTGGATATTTTCTTCGTGCCAAACTTTATTTCTCTAGGTTGATTGGTCCAGAGATGTATGCAAAAACTGTAGTTATGATTAAGAATGTTCTTTCTCGCCACTATGTTCATCTTGAAAG ATCGTCCTGGAAAGGACTTCCAGAACTAACTAATGAGAATGGGCAGTATTGTCCTTTTAGCTGTGAAACTCAGGCCTGGTCAATTGGTGTTATCCTTGAAATCCTTTATGACATGTAA
- the AGL gene encoding glycogen debranching enzyme isoform X1 — translation MLGSKETRLLHLGEMEKLDKTLFRLEQGFELQFRLGPTLQGKPVTVYTNYPASGEVFDRHKFRTLSWHNPTGKEDDSDKYCKLDLQVSGSYQYYFSLGNEKSGGGYIVVDPILHVGADNHVLPLDCVTLQTYLAKCLGPFHEWEDRLKVARETGYNMIHFTPLQMLGLSRSCYSLADQLEVNPEFSSHNKKCTWSDIGALVEKLKNEWNMLCITDVVYNHTATNSEWLRIHPECGYNLVNSPHLKPAWVLDRALWHLTGMVADGKCIAKGVPPLIENDQHLNCLRKIIYEDIYPKLKLWEFFQVDVNKAVQQFKTLLTQGKMGTKSDPNQHLEIVQDPDFRRLGCTVDMNIALATFIPHSNGPAAIEECCNWFRKRIEELNAEQYRQTSHHQEQAVNCLVGTVVYERIACHGPKLGPISRKHPLVTRYFTYPFEERTVEEEETMIHQPDKACYFMAHNGWVMGDDPLRNFAEPGSNVYLRRELICWGDSVKLRYGNKPEDCPYLWAHMKKYTEITAKYFHGVRLDNCHSTPIHVAEEMLATARSVRPNLYVIAELFTGSEYIDNIFVNRLGITSLIREAMTAYNSHEEGRLVYRFGGEPVGSFVQPRLRPLMPAIAHALFMDITHDNECPIQHRSAYDALPSAMIVSMACCATGSTKGYDELVPHQISVVSEERFYAKWNPAAHLTSGEVNFQTGILAGRLAINRLHQELGAKGFNQVYVDQVDEDIVAVTRHCPNTHQSVVAVCRTAFRDPKTCFYSKEVPEMCIPGKIDEVVLEARTIERSASPYKKDLHFINGLPNFTVELREHIQIKDSKIIKQAGTAIKGPNEFVQEIEFERLTPGSVIVFRVSLDPNAQEAVGILRTHLIQFSSHFKSGSLPDDHSAPILKTPFSSIASKLTLAELNQVLYRCEAEEQEDGGGCYNIPNWSPLKYAGLQGLMSVMADIRPKNDLGHPFCDNLRSGDWMIDYVSNRLISRAGACAEVGKWLKAMFVYLKRIPRYLIPCYFDAILVGAYTTLLDMGWHQMSSFVQNGSTFVKHLSLGSIQLCGIGKYSCLPDLSPSLHDVPYRLNEITNQKEQCCVSLAAGLPHFSSGIFRSWGRDTFIALRGLMLVTGRYLEARNIILAYAGTLRHGLIPNLLGGGTHARYNCRDAVWWWLQCIQEYCKIVPNGLDILRCPVSRMYPRDDSSPQPAGTVDQPLYEVIQEAMQRHMEGINFRERNAGPQIDQKMRDEGFNVTAGIDHETGFVFGGNRFNCGTWMDKMGESDRARNTGIPATPRDGSAVEMVGLCKSAVRWLMDLSRKNIFPFRGVTVKRHGKEEIITYDEWDRKIQGHFEKLFFVSENPSDPNEKHPDLVHKRGIYKDSYGASSPWCDYQLRPNFPIAMVVAPELFTPERAWKALQIVEEKLLGPLGMKTLDPDDMVYCGVYDNALDNDNYNVAKGFNYHQGPEWLWPIGYFLRAKLYFSRLIGPEMYAKTVVMIKNVLSRHYVHLERSSWKGLPELTNENGQYCPFSCETQAWSIGVILEILYDM, via the exons aaatGAAAAAAGTGGTGGTGGTTACATAGTTGTGGATCCCATTTTGCATGTTGGAGCTGATAATCATGTGCTGCCTTTGGATTGTGTTACACTCCAGACATACCTTGCTAAGTGTCTCGGACCATTTCATGAATGGGAAGATAGGCTTAAAGTGGCAAGAGAAACAG GTTACAACATGATTCATTTTACGCCACTACAGATGCTTGGATTATCTAGATCATGTTATTCATTGGCTGACCAGTTGGAAGTAAACCCTGAATTTTCAAGCCATAATAAAAAGTGCACTTGGAGTGATATAGGAGCGCTTGTggagaaactgaaaaatgaatGGAATATGCTTTGCATCACAGACGTAGTCTACAATCATACTG CTACTAACAGTGAATGGCTCAGGATACATCCAGAATGTGGCTATAACCTTGTAAATTCTCCTCACCTGAAGCCAGCTTGGGTCCTGGACAGAGCTCTGTGGCACTTGACCGGTATGGTGGCTGATGGAAAGTGTATTGCCAAAGGGGTCCCTCCCTTGATTGAAAATGATCAGCACTTGAAT tgtttacgtaaaataatttatgaagATATATATCCAAAACTGAAACTATGGGAATTTTTCCAAGTGGACGTTAACAAAGCTGTTCAGCAATTTAAAACCCTTTTAACTCAAG GCAAAATGGGCACTAAATCTGATCCAAATCAACATCTTGAAATAGTTCAGGACCCTGATTTTAGACGGCTTGGCTGTACTGTAGATATGAACATAGCACTGGCAACATTTATACCGCACAG CAATGGACCAGCTGCAATAGAAGAATGTTGTAACTGGTTTCGCAAGAGGATTGAGGAACTGAATGCTGAACAATACAGACAAACTAGTCACCATCAAGAACAG GCTGTCAATTGCCTTGTGGGGACTGTGGTTTATGAACGAATCGCTTGCCATGGTCCTAAGCTGGGACCTATCAGTAGAAAACATCCCTTGGTTACCAG GTATTTTACATATCCATTCGAAGAGCGGACTGTGGAGGAAGAAGAAACTATGATACATCAGCCAGATAAAGCTTGTTATTTCATGGCTCATAATGGCTGGGTTATGGGAGACGATCCTCTTAGAAACTTTGCAGAACCAG GTTCAAATGTGTACTTGAGAAGAGAGCTCATTTGCTGGGGAGACAGTGTGAAACTGCGTTATGGTAATAAACCTGAAGACTGCCCATACCTCTGGGCACATATgaaaaaatacactgaaatcACTGCCAAATATTTCCATGGTGTTCGTCTGGACAACTGTCACTCGACACCTATTCATGTAGCTGAG GAGATGCTAGCAACAGCCAGATCAGTCAGACCTAATCTTTATGTGATAGCTGAACTCTTCACGGGCAGTGAGTACATTGACAATATTTTTGTCAACCGCCTGGGAATTACCAGCCTGATTAGAG AGGCCATGACTGCCTACAATAGCCATGAAGAGGGGCGGTTGGTCTATCGGTTTGGAGGTGAGCCTGTCGGATCTTTCGTGCAGCCACGTTTGAGGCCTTTGATGCCAGCTATTGCTCATGCACTGTTTATGGATATTACACATGATAATGAATGTCCAATTCAG CACCGATCTGCATATGATGCTCTTCCTAGTGCAATGATTGTTTCCATGGCATGCTGTGCTACAGGAAGCACCAAAGGCTATGATGAGCTAGTACCACATCAG atctCTGTAGTATCTGAAGAGAGGTTTTATGCAAAGTGGAATCCAGCAGCACATCTGACCTCTGGTGAAGTTAATTTCCAGACAGGAATTCTAGCAGGAAGGCTGGCCATAAACAGGCTGCATCAGGAGCTGGGGGCTAAAGGCTTTAATCAG GTGTATGTAGATCAAGTTGATGAAGATATAGTTGCAGTGACAAGACACTGCCCTAACACACACCAGTCTGTGGTGGCTGTGTGTCGAACTGCCTTCAGGGATCCTAAAACTTGTTTCTACAGTAAAGAAGTACCTGAAATGTGTATCCCAG GAAAAATAGACGAAGTAGTGCTTGAGGCAAGGACTATTGAGAGAAGTGCTAGTCCTTACAAAAAAGATCTACATTTTATAAATGGATTGCCAAATTTCACAGTGGAGCTCAGAGAGCATATCCAG ataAAAGACAGTAAAATTATAAAGCAAGCTGGAACTGCTATAAAAGGGCCAAATGAATTCGTTCAAGAAATTGAATTTGAAAGATTAACACCAGGAAGTGTAATAGTATTCAG agtTAGTCTGGACCCAAACGCACAAGAGGCTGTGGGGATACTCCGCACTCATTTGATCCAGTTCAGCTCTCATTTTAAATCTGGAAGTCTTCCTGATGATCACTCAGCACCAATATTAAAAACACCATTTTCTTC AATTGCATCTAAGCTAACTTTGGCTGAACTAAATCAAGTGCTGTATAGATGTGAGGCAGAAGAACAGGAAGATGGTGGAGGCTGTTACAATATACCAAACTGGTCACCCCTAAAGTATGCCGGCCTCCAAG GGTTAATGTCAGTGATGGCAGACATTAGACCAAAGAATGATTTGGGTCATCCATTTTGTGATAATTTAAGATCTGGAGACTGGATGATTGATTATGTCAGTAATCGTCTGATTTCGCGTGCTGGAGCCTGTGCAGAA GTTGGTAAATGGTTGAAGGCCATGTTTGTCTACCTAAAGAGAATTCCACGTTATCTCATCCCATGCTACTTTGATGCCATATTAGTGGGAGCCTACACAACACTTCTGGATATGGGATGGCATCAGATGTCGAG CTTTGTGCAGAATGGATCAACATTTGTTAAGCACCTTTCCTTGGGTTCAATCCAGTTATGTGGGATAGGAAAATACTCTTGTCTGCCAGATCTGTCTCCCTCCTTACATGATGTTCCCTATAGACTGAATGAGATTACAAATCAGAAAGAACAATGTTGTGTTTCCTTAGCAGCTG GTTTACCTCACTTTTCTTCTGGAATTTTTCGTTCGTGGGGAAGGGATACTTTTATTGCACTAAGAGGTCTAATGTTAGTTACTGGGCGCTATCTAGAAGCAAG AAACATCATTTTAGCATATGCTGGGACTTTAAGACATGGTCTCATTCCCAATCTGCTTGGTGGGGGAACACATGCCAGATACAACTGTCGTGATGCTGTGTGGTGGTGGCTTCAGTGTATCCAGGAGTACTGTAAAATTGTTCCCAATGGATTAGACATTCTCAGGTGTCCTGTTTCTAGGATGTACCCAAGAGATGACTCTTCTCCTCAACCTGCAGGCACTGTG GATCAGCCACTTTATGAAGTAATACAGGAAGCAATGCAACGACATATGGAAGGCATAAATTTCCGAGAAAGGAATGCTGGTCCTCAGATTGACCAAAAGATGAGAGATGAAG GTTTTAATGTAACTGCAGGCATTGACCATGAAACTGGCTTTGTCTTTGGAGGGAACCGCTTCAATTGTGGCACTTGGATGGATAAAATGGGAGAGAGCGACAGAGCTCGCAACACAGGAATTCCAGCTACTCCAAG agATGGCTCTGCTGTGGAAATGGTTGGCCTGTGCAAGTCAGCAGTTCGCTGGTTGATGGATTTATCTAGGAAAAACATATTTCCATTTCGTGGAGTCACTGTAAAAAGACATG GAAAGGAGGAGATTATCACATATGATGAGTGGGACAGGAAAATTCAAGGACACTTTGAAAAGCTGTTCTTTGTCTCTGAGAATCCATCAGATCCTAATGAAAAACACCCAGATCTTGTACACAAACGTGGAATTTATAAGGACAGCTATGGAGCTTCGAGTCCATGGTGTGATTACCAGCTCAGGCCAAATTTTCCAATAGCAATGGTTGTG GCCCCTGAGTTGTTTACACCCGAGAGAGCTTGGAAGGCTCTGCAGATAGTAGAGGAGAAGCTTCTTGGTCCATTAGGCATGAAAACCTTGGACCCAGA tGATATGGTGTACTGTGGAGTCTATGATAATGCTCTTGACAATGACAACTACAATGTAGCCAAAGGGTTTAATTATCACCAAGGACCT GAATGGCTGTGGCCAATTGGATATTTTCTTCGTGCCAAACTTTATTTCTCTAGGTTGATTGGTCCAGAGATGTATGCAAAAACTGTAGTTATGATTAAGAATGTTCTTTCTCGCCACTATGTTCATCTTGAAAG ATCGTCCTGGAAAGGACTTCCAGAACTAACTAATGAGAATGGGCAGTATTGTCCTTTTAGCTGTGAAACTCAGGCCTGGTCAATTGGTGTTATCCTTGAAATCCTTTATGACATGTAA